From the Natrarchaeobaculum aegyptiacum genome, one window contains:
- a CDS encoding cytochrome ubiquinol oxidase subunit I → MIEPLLIDPELGSRIQFGGTLSVHIVFAALSVGLAPYIVYFTYKEISTGREKYERLRSFWTKIFAIGFVMGTATGIPMSFQFGTNFPAFSEFAGELIGGPLAFESTMAFFLEAVFLGVLLFGRERVSDRVYVLSSVLVMVGAWLSALWILIVNSWMQTPQGYELIEENGVTGLVLTDPIAAYFTPRLFWMYVHMQNAAVISVTLFVAGVAAYFVWTNPDSEPWRGTLKLSVGVLAITSIFQVIHGDMYTRHVVQTQPMKFAAMEAIYETKEGAPLHLLAFPRSLEDLTDPRAEELFTVSIPYLASFLAEADPTGVVYGLEEFDVQNPPVAYVFWSFRTMVFLGFWFIVLGLWGVYRMRKGVLFERGRYLKALLASIPLGFVATIVGWYVTEIGRQPWIIQDVQLTSEGVSQTLTSTQMTISLSAFAIAYAILVVLFIRVIKWIVDDELERVLEDDFERVEQERTDDQAPSGSGEV, encoded by the coding sequence GTGATCGAGCCGCTGCTGATCGACCCCGAACTGGGGAGTCGCATTCAGTTCGGCGGCACGCTTTCGGTCCACATTGTCTTCGCCGCCCTCTCGGTCGGGCTCGCCCCCTACATCGTCTACTTCACTTACAAGGAGATCTCGACGGGTCGTGAGAAGTACGAACGGTTGCGCTCGTTCTGGACGAAGATCTTCGCCATCGGGTTCGTGATGGGCACGGCGACGGGGATCCCAATGAGCTTCCAGTTCGGGACGAACTTTCCCGCGTTCTCGGAGTTCGCCGGTGAACTCATCGGCGGCCCCCTCGCCTTCGAGTCGACGATGGCATTCTTCCTCGAGGCCGTCTTCCTCGGTGTCCTGTTGTTCGGCCGCGAACGAGTTAGCGACCGCGTCTACGTCCTCTCGTCGGTGCTCGTGATGGTCGGTGCGTGGCTTTCGGCGCTGTGGATCCTCATCGTCAACTCCTGGATGCAGACGCCCCAGGGTTACGAACTGATCGAGGAAAACGGCGTGACAGGACTCGTACTCACCGATCCCATTGCGGCGTACTTCACCCCGCGGCTGTTCTGGATGTACGTCCACATGCAGAACGCAGCGGTGATCTCAGTGACGCTCTTCGTCGCCGGCGTCGCCGCCTACTTCGTCTGGACGAACCCCGACAGCGAGCCCTGGCGCGGGACGCTCAAGCTCTCTGTCGGCGTCCTCGCGATCACCTCGATCTTCCAGGTGATCCACGGCGATATGTACACCCGCCACGTCGTCCAGACTCAGCCGATGAAGTTCGCCGCCATGGAGGCGATCTACGAGACCAAAGAGGGCGCCCCGTTGCACCTGCTCGCGTTCCCGCGAAGTCTCGAGGACCTCACCGACCCGCGGGCTGAGGAACTGTTCACGGTCAGTATTCCATATCTGGCGTCGTTTCTCGCCGAGGCCGATCCGACCGGGGTCGTCTACGGCCTCGAGGAGTTCGATGTGCAGAACCCGCCGGTCGCGTACGTCTTCTGGTCGTTCCGGACGATGGTGTTTCTCGGCTTCTGGTTCATCGTCCTCGGACTGTGGGGCGTCTACCGGATGCGAAAGGGCGTGCTCTTCGAGCGCGGACGCTACCTGAAAGCGCTCCTGGCTTCGATCCCGCTCGGATTCGTCGCGACGATCGTCGGCTGGTACGTCACCGAGATCGGCCGCCAGCCCTGGATCATCCAGGACGTCCAGCTTACGAGCGAGGGGGTCTCTCAGACGCTCACATCGACCCAGATGACGATCTCGCTTTCCGCCTTTGCGATCGCCTACGCGATCCTCGTCGTTCTGTTCATCCGGGTGATCAAATGGATCGTCGACGACGAACTCGAGCGCGTTCTCGAGGACGACTTCGAACGGGTCGAGCAAGAACGGACCGACGACCAAGCGCCGAGTGGCTCCGGTGAGGTGTGA
- a CDS encoding cytochrome d ubiquinol oxidase subunit II, protein MTTNFPIMADVTRVDTVLFGPVVPVDEYLIPWLPELWFGILLFTLGMYVFLDGFDFGIGMLYGTREDEAERDLLLSIFGPVWDANEVWLVAFGTVLFAAFPPVYASLLSDHYLLVFAIVFALILRGITPELREQRDEPEWVRACDRGFVVGSTLSPFFIGTLAGSWVFGTGTIALPSVLTGVAVVFLSVASGAAYVAMKTTDTLREEMVRYGLYAAAGYLLSVVVLLITVFLTDPLGVRETLLSTPVLAVVLVTVVFLGIGVVAATRDALEVTWWFYATGGVAFALITLVAILLYPDLYPATGTTVRESIISPLALNVLTVVVIPVLFLVLAYFRYLYTVFSGPVEHEDGYGTSD, encoded by the coding sequence GTGACGACCAACTTCCCGATCATGGCGGACGTGACTCGAGTCGATACCGTATTGTTCGGCCCCGTCGTTCCCGTCGACGAGTACCTGATCCCGTGGTTGCCCGAACTCTGGTTTGGTATCTTGCTGTTTACCCTCGGGATGTACGTGTTCCTCGATGGCTTCGACTTCGGGATTGGTATGCTGTACGGGACCCGCGAAGACGAAGCCGAACGCGACCTGTTGCTCTCGATTTTCGGTCCGGTCTGGGACGCAAACGAGGTGTGGCTCGTCGCGTTCGGGACGGTGCTGTTCGCCGCCTTCCCGCCGGTGTACGCCTCGCTGCTCAGCGATCACTACCTCCTCGTCTTCGCGATCGTGTTCGCGTTGATCCTGCGGGGGATCACTCCCGAGCTTCGCGAACAACGAGACGAACCAGAGTGGGTGCGTGCCTGCGACCGAGGCTTCGTGGTGGGCAGCACGCTTTCGCCGTTTTTCATCGGTACCCTCGCTGGAAGCTGGGTCTTCGGGACTGGCACGATCGCACTCCCGAGTGTCTTGACCGGTGTGGCCGTTGTCTTTCTCTCGGTGGCCAGCGGGGCGGCCTACGTCGCGATGAAGACAACCGACACGCTCCGTGAGGAGATGGTCAGATACGGACTGTACGCCGCCGCGGGCTACCTGCTCAGTGTCGTTGTGTTGCTCATTACCGTTTTCCTCACCGATCCACTCGGCGTCCGCGAGACGCTTCTTTCGACCCCGGTTCTGGCGGTCGTCCTCGTGACGGTCGTCTTCCTCGGTATCGGCGTCGTGGCAGCAACCCGGGACGCACTCGAGGTTACGTGGTGGTTTTACGCCACCGGCGGCGTCGCGTTCGCGCTGATTACGCTCGTCGCGATTTTGCTGTACCCGGATCTGTACCCCGCTACTGGAACGACTGTCCGTGAATCGATCATCTCGCCGCTGGCGCTCAACGTCCTCACAGTCGTCGTGATTCCTGTCCTGTTCCTCGTGTTAGCGTACTTCCGGTACCTGTACACGGTGTTTTCCGGGCCGGTCGAACACGAGGACGGATACGGAACCTCCGACTGA
- a CDS encoding transposase — translation MAHELTPTLDDDAPAVAGAIVYHAKTLCDQVDTLWRLLNQVSIPVAELSDSRNQNKATFSTESMARLYIYQTVHDLTQSELADRLANRPALLKGFGMPKPPTQQNISYAWSKFSAQTKTTLEAAARGMLLEAHDQGLITDVLLPTQPNENDIKETDDQPIATREYVHDHGSKVVELARRHGFAEFSSDRADNRVYEDEQILDLFANACLTQGSAHSEGEAGWFLDKNDVCDDSTFLRVIKQFSMPPGQELPKPFQEYSIEDIVAFTEEFRETLMESFDAATENILSTIRHEDPFDDRNVVAAIDFTHVPYHVWPWIDKDRQIPKADYPPMVSGYKSDGEIKHGYTFATITIVGNDVPIILGIEPVKECSAWEPEDAPADSKADVVDRLLATAQQYVDLDEVLLDRGFYSNDVYATIHDRGLVYMTPVPKYENDYESIAKIKSKDGVDAAVKHDVPFAIDGELHHTAEFLYVPATDEEADGNYAVFVTNRDHVAPNEIMHVTNSYSRRWDIENQYKSVKAFLPKTSSKDYRVRLFGFTFAALLYNLWRLTDYLVKVGMGRDIRSPPVVTAKTFVRAIGKYLREGG, via the coding sequence GTGGCACACGAATTGACACCGACGCTGGACGACGATGCTCCCGCGGTTGCGGGAGCAATCGTCTACCACGCGAAGACACTCTGTGACCAAGTTGATACACTCTGGCGACTGCTCAACCAAGTCTCGATTCCAGTTGCTGAACTCAGCGATAGCCGCAATCAGAACAAAGCAACCTTCAGCACCGAGTCGATGGCACGGCTCTACATCTACCAGACGGTCCACGACCTCACCCAGAGCGAACTCGCAGACCGCCTCGCGAACCGCCCAGCACTTCTGAAGGGCTTCGGGATGCCCAAGCCACCGACTCAACAGAACATCTCGTACGCGTGGAGCAAGTTCAGTGCTCAAACGAAAACCACGCTTGAGGCCGCAGCACGGGGAATGCTCTTGGAAGCCCACGATCAGGGGCTCATCACCGACGTACTGCTACCAACACAACCCAACGAGAACGACATCAAAGAGACCGATGATCAGCCAATAGCAACACGCGAGTACGTACACGACCATGGCAGCAAGGTCGTCGAACTTGCTCGCCGACACGGCTTCGCCGAGTTCAGCTCTGACAGAGCCGACAACAGAGTCTACGAGGACGAACAGATCCTCGATCTGTTCGCCAACGCATGCCTGACACAGGGAAGTGCCCACTCGGAAGGTGAAGCAGGGTGGTTCCTCGATAAGAACGACGTCTGTGACGATTCGACGTTTCTTCGGGTGATCAAGCAGTTCTCGATGCCACCGGGTCAGGAGCTTCCAAAGCCATTTCAGGAGTACAGCATCGAGGATATTGTCGCTTTCACCGAGGAATTTCGTGAGACGTTGATGGAGTCGTTCGACGCTGCAACCGAGAACATTCTCAGCACGATTCGCCACGAAGATCCGTTCGATGACCGCAACGTAGTGGCAGCTATCGACTTCACACACGTCCCCTACCACGTTTGGCCGTGGATCGACAAGGACAGGCAAATCCCGAAGGCAGACTATCCGCCGATGGTCAGCGGGTACAAAAGTGACGGTGAAATCAAGCACGGGTATACGTTCGCGACGATTACGATCGTCGGGAACGACGTCCCGATCATTTTGGGTATTGAACCAGTCAAAGAATGCTCTGCGTGGGAACCAGAAGATGCTCCAGCCGATTCGAAGGCGGATGTGGTCGACCGATTACTGGCGACTGCCCAGCAGTACGTCGATCTCGACGAAGTGCTCCTCGATCGAGGATTCTACAGCAACGACGTGTACGCAACGATCCACGACCGTGGGTTGGTGTACATGACGCCGGTACCGAAGTACGAAAACGACTACGAGTCGATTGCGAAAATCAAGAGCAAAGACGGGGTTGACGCCGCTGTTAAGCACGATGTTCCGTTCGCCATCGATGGCGAACTCCACCACACCGCTGAATTCCTGTACGTGCCAGCAACTGACGAGGAAGCAGACGGCAATTACGCCGTGTTCGTGACCAACCGTGACCATGTCGCTCCCAACGAAATCATGCACGTCACCAACAGCTACAGCCGACGCTGGGACATCGAAAACCAGTACAAGTCGGTGAAGGCGTTTCTGCCGAAGACGTCCTCGAAGGACTACCGTGTGCGGTTGTTTGGCTTTACGTTCGCAGCCCTGCTGTACAATCTCTGGCGACTCACTGATTATCTGGTGAAAGTCGGGATGGGGCGTGATATTCGCTCTCCACCAGTCGTGACTGCCAAGACGTTCGTCCGGGCGATCGGAAAATATCTTCGCGAGGGCGGCTGA
- a CDS encoding GNAT family N-acetyltransferase, with protein sequence MPTSDADADAGSDAVADDRETTTTGVRPHGELVFDDDLQRQVYEFVEHHGAVTESELIRSTRLETDDTQSKPARSGAYTHEVVPAPGEIRAAVESLVSRRYLTDTGDRIRLALSAPPRTVECESGTVTLRPVEEGDRRALLETMRSVARDGSYVVAASLADRVEADSAVVRTRGDRSRICFVATLDERDNGGQTTRDNRGEAPATDDESTVVGWFHLEAPSHPAQSHTASVTVGVDPAVRRQGLGSALLEYGQAWATEQGFRKLGQGVPATNDGAIEFLEAHGWEREGERRDQYRIDEAFVDELLLATCLD encoded by the coding sequence ATGCCGACCTCCGACGCGGATGCCGACGCCGGTTCGGACGCGGTGGCTGACGACCGCGAGACCACGACGACTGGCGTTCGACCACACGGGGAACTGGTCTTCGACGACGACCTGCAACGGCAGGTGTACGAGTTCGTCGAGCACCACGGTGCGGTGACCGAATCGGAACTGATCCGTTCGACTCGTCTCGAGACGGACGACACCCAGTCGAAGCCCGCGCGATCGGGCGCGTACACGCACGAAGTGGTACCCGCGCCCGGTGAGATCAGGGCTGCCGTCGAGTCGCTCGTCTCCCGACGATATCTGACAGACACCGGTGACAGAATCCGACTCGCGCTGTCGGCACCGCCGCGAACGGTCGAGTGCGAGTCGGGCACGGTGACGCTCAGGCCAGTCGAAGAAGGTGATCGTCGGGCGCTCCTCGAGACGATGCGATCGGTCGCCCGCGACGGAAGTTACGTCGTCGCCGCGTCGCTGGCCGACCGGGTCGAGGCCGACTCGGCCGTGGTCCGGACGAGGGGTGATCGGTCACGGATCTGTTTCGTGGCGACGCTCGACGAACGCGACAACGGCGGACAGACGACACGCGACAACCGCGGCGAAGCGCCAGCCACGGACGACGAATCGACCGTCGTCGGCTGGTTCCACCTCGAGGCCCCCAGTCACCCGGCACAGTCGCACACGGCCAGCGTGACCGTCGGGGTCGACCCGGCCGTGCGCCGGCAGGGGCTCGGGTCGGCACTGCTCGAGTACGGGCAGGCGTGGGCGACCGAACAGGGGTTCCGAAAACTCGGCCAGGGGGTTCCGGCGACGAACGACGGGGCCATCGAGTTTCTCGAGGCCCACGGGTGGGAACGCGAGGGAGAACGAAGAGACCAGTACCGGATCGACGAGGCGTTCGTCGACGAACTGTTGCTCGCGACCTGTCTCGACTAG
- a CDS encoding DUF424 domain-containing protein produces the protein MLLTERQTEQGLLVAVCDREVLGETFEDDAGGISLTVTEEFYGGERVDEAAVVDSLARADVANIVGTRAVTLAIEEGIVDEANVLDVGETRHAQLLRLY, from the coding sequence ATGCTCCTCACCGAACGACAGACAGAACAGGGCCTGCTCGTCGCCGTCTGCGACCGTGAGGTCCTCGGCGAGACGTTCGAAGACGACGCGGGCGGCATCTCGCTGACGGTCACCGAGGAGTTCTACGGCGGCGAGAGAGTCGACGAAGCGGCGGTCGTCGATAGCCTCGCTCGCGCCGACGTTGCAAACATCGTCGGCACTCGCGCCGTCACCCTCGCTATCGAGGAAGGCATCGTCGACGAGGCCAACGTTCTCGATGTCGGCGAGACCCGCCACGCGCAGTTACTCCGACTGTACTAG
- a CDS encoding tetratricopeptide repeat protein, whose protein sequence is MTDREGDRDHRFSEGEGFGDPYEEFDLDPPELDVDPSKVDPVDSRVVTDTLDEQQIPKDQVDAEELLDVGLNYMSINRYEQATEAFERTARFTDDDRLAQEAWVNKGAAHAELEEWDEAIGAHREALSIDDSSEHAATAATNLAYALWEFGETTEALEHAERAVEIDERFAEGWYNRAFFLSERGLAEEALHCIDNAIRLGMRNATVLEEKAYILEELGEYDEAEEVADEANAMRERAEEQLVEQRREMQGHAPDRERERRDREPVTEQQDRTDDLTDPGRESDRDRDREFHLE, encoded by the coding sequence ATGACCGACCGAGAGGGCGACCGCGACCACCGCTTCTCCGAAGGGGAGGGCTTTGGCGACCCCTACGAGGAGTTCGACCTGGACCCGCCGGAGCTGGACGTCGACCCCTCGAAGGTCGACCCGGTCGACTCGCGGGTCGTCACCGACACGCTCGACGAACAGCAGATTCCGAAAGACCAGGTCGACGCCGAGGAACTCCTCGACGTCGGGCTCAACTACATGTCGATCAACCGTTACGAACAGGCCACCGAGGCCTTCGAGCGGACCGCTCGCTTCACCGACGACGACCGACTCGCCCAGGAAGCCTGGGTGAACAAAGGCGCTGCCCACGCCGAACTCGAGGAGTGGGACGAGGCTATCGGCGCTCACCGCGAGGCCCTGTCGATCGACGACTCGAGCGAGCACGCCGCGACCGCAGCGACTAATCTCGCCTACGCCCTCTGGGAGTTCGGCGAGACGACCGAGGCCCTCGAACACGCCGAACGCGCCGTCGAGATCGACGAGCGGTTCGCCGAGGGCTGGTACAACCGGGCCTTCTTCCTCTCAGAGCGCGGGCTGGCCGAGGAGGCCCTCCACTGCATCGACAACGCCATCCGCCTCGGCATGCGCAACGCGACCGTTCTCGAGGAGAAAGCCTACATTCTCGAGGAACTGGGCGAGTACGACGAGGCCGAGGAGGTCGCCGACGAGGCGAACGCGATGCGCGAACGCGCCGAAGAACAGCTGGTCGAACAGCGCCGGGAGATGCAGGGACACGCCCCCGACCGTGAACGGGAGCGACGCGACCGGGAGCCTGTGACCGAGCAACAGGACCGAACGGACGACCTCACCGATCCCGGCCGTGAATCCGACCGCGACCGCGACCGCGAGTTCCACCTCGAGTAA
- a CDS encoding CRISPR-associated protein Cas4, with protein MTRRLVSFGDLRSAAFCPRSLYYERTRDVNREPPQSVTSARALERRYEVLLASPDAALEGEPIAVIPGRYREQLAATRDRLRERGDWKRLREPTDRDRLVSGRDCRGIVHKVLAEPLEPVLLSAGEPPPQGVWEPQSVHAVAAAKALAWEHETPIERAWVEYPAHGVVRSLALTTRRKARYRRALRTVRELDGPPPRTHNRAKCNACSFASECGVRTRTLRSMLGFGRGE; from the coding sequence GTGACTCGACGCCTCGTCTCTTTCGGCGACCTTCGCAGCGCCGCGTTCTGCCCGCGAAGTCTCTACTACGAACGCACGCGGGACGTCAATCGTGAGCCGCCGCAGTCGGTCACGTCGGCTCGAGCGCTCGAGCGCCGGTACGAGGTCCTTCTCGCGTCTCCCGACGCGGCACTCGAGGGCGAACCGATCGCGGTCATTCCCGGGCGATATCGCGAGCAGCTGGCGGCGACGCGGGACCGCCTTCGCGAGCGTGGCGACTGGAAGCGGCTCCGCGAACCCACCGATCGCGACCGGCTGGTGTCCGGTCGCGACTGCCGTGGAATCGTCCACAAGGTGCTCGCGGAACCGCTCGAGCCAGTGCTTCTCTCGGCTGGCGAGCCCCCGCCGCAGGGTGTCTGGGAACCGCAGTCGGTTCACGCCGTCGCAGCCGCGAAGGCACTCGCCTGGGAACACGAGACGCCGATCGAGCGCGCGTGGGTGGAGTATCCCGCTCACGGCGTCGTCCGGTCGCTCGCGCTCACGACGCGCCGAAAAGCCCGATACCGGCGAGCGCTCCGGACCGTCCGCGAACTGGACGGCCCACCACCGCGGACGCACAACCGCGCGAAGTGTAACGCTTGCTCGTTCGCGAGCGAGTGTGGCGTCCGGACGCGAACGTTGCGGTCGATGCTCGGATTCGGGCGTGGGGAGTGA
- a CDS encoding GYD domain-containing protein — MPKYASLMTLADRDVQNAQELASIWGELETELDQHEATLEDSYAILGEYDFLVIFEADDREAGFKSALAMRRHGLEGQTMPIIDVENISQLVDEI; from the coding sequence ATGCCGAAATACGCCTCGCTGATGACGCTCGCCGACCGAGACGTCCAGAACGCACAGGAACTGGCCTCGATCTGGGGTGAACTCGAGACCGAACTCGACCAGCACGAGGCGACGCTCGAAGACTCCTACGCGATTCTCGGGGAGTACGATTTCCTCGTGATCTTCGAGGCCGACGACCGAGAGGCTGGCTTCAAATCCGCGCTGGCGATGCGAAGACACGGTCTCGAGGGCCAGACGATGCCGATTATCGACGTCGAGAACATCTCACAGCTGGTCGACGAGATCTGA
- a CDS encoding PAS domain-containing sensor histidine kinase, which produces MTDHRLESDRLIERISDGYCAVDATWRITNWNDRMAALTGTRPADGEVLWKAVPTIRGTALESHCRLAMETHESRSVTLRCPASADRVEVTIYADEGGLSMIAREIPPREPRAVDDNLAETVFENTQDALFLVDVDDAGETFRLERVNPVYEAHTGLTNEELAGEEIADVFGDEQGRTILENYRECVVRREPLQYEEAISVPEEDSWWETRITPVIVDGTVEKIVGATRNVTERKARERQYDAIFNQTYQFTGLVDLDGTLLEANDSALEFGGFDREDVVGNPVWETGWWRDSGTAQQTLKAAIETASDGEFVRYDETVRGSSGTVVIDFSLRPIADDDGNVVSLVAEGRNITEHKRRAEELEQKREFLGQIQRVAAIGGWEVDFRTGTMRWTEEVYRIHGVPLTFEPTVQDGVDFYHPEDRATVTAAFERLKATGEGYDVELRIVTADDEVRWVRTLGTPWYDDVGKLVGARGAFQDVTERTERERALQRTNDRLEAFTAVVSHDLRNPLTVAQAALELARESHSPDDFDRLEAAHVRMNALITDLLTLARNGQQIEQTRSIALTSLVESVRETIPGDDATIEVAFEDDRLEADESRLRQLFENLLSNALVHGGEDVTIRVGPLANRSGFYVADDGPGIPPERRSDVFDRGVSTTGDGTGFGLAIVREIAGAHGWTVDVTESADGGARFEVTTRPDPRESIAHE; this is translated from the coding sequence ATGACTGACCATCGACTCGAGTCCGACCGATTGATCGAGCGCATCTCGGACGGCTACTGTGCCGTGGATGCGACGTGGCGAATCACCAACTGGAACGACCGGATGGCAGCCCTGACTGGCACCCGGCCTGCGGACGGCGAGGTACTCTGGAAGGCGGTGCCGACGATCCGTGGGACGGCCCTCGAGTCACACTGTCGCCTTGCGATGGAAACCCACGAGTCCCGGTCGGTCACTCTCCGGTGTCCGGCGTCTGCCGACCGGGTCGAGGTAACGATCTACGCCGACGAAGGCGGCCTGTCGATGATCGCCCGCGAGATACCCCCTCGCGAGCCTCGAGCGGTGGACGATAACCTCGCGGAGACGGTGTTCGAGAACACACAGGATGCCCTGTTTCTCGTCGACGTCGACGACGCCGGGGAAACCTTCCGGCTCGAACGGGTCAACCCCGTCTACGAGGCCCACACCGGGTTGACGAACGAGGAACTTGCCGGCGAGGAGATTGCGGACGTTTTCGGCGACGAGCAGGGCCGGACCATCCTCGAGAACTATCGCGAGTGCGTCGTCCGGCGTGAGCCACTCCAGTACGAGGAGGCGATTTCGGTTCCCGAGGAAGATTCCTGGTGGGAGACCCGAATCACTCCGGTCATCGTCGATGGAACGGTCGAGAAGATCGTCGGTGCGACGCGCAACGTCACCGAACGAAAGGCGCGCGAACGCCAGTACGACGCCATCTTCAATCAGACCTACCAGTTTACAGGGCTCGTCGACCTGGACGGGACGTTGCTCGAAGCGAACGACTCCGCACTCGAGTTCGGCGGGTTCGACCGCGAGGACGTCGTGGGCAATCCAGTCTGGGAAACCGGCTGGTGGCGAGACAGCGGGACTGCCCAGCAGACCCTGAAAGCCGCGATCGAGACCGCCAGTGACGGCGAGTTCGTCCGCTACGACGAAACCGTTCGCGGGTCGAGTGGAACTGTCGTCATCGACTTCTCACTTCGGCCGATTGCGGACGATGACGGCAACGTCGTCTCGCTCGTCGCCGAGGGGCGAAACATTACGGAGCACAAACGACGGGCCGAGGAACTCGAGCAAAAGCGGGAATTTCTCGGGCAGATCCAGCGAGTCGCGGCGATCGGTGGCTGGGAAGTCGACTTCCGGACCGGGACGATGCGGTGGACCGAGGAGGTCTATCGCATCCACGGCGTGCCGTTGACGTTCGAGCCGACGGTCCAAGACGGGGTCGATTTCTACCATCCTGAAGACCGGGCGACGGTCACTGCTGCCTTCGAACGACTGAAAGCGACTGGCGAGGGGTACGACGTGGAACTTCGGATCGTCACGGCCGACGACGAGGTTCGATGGGTTCGAACGCTCGGGACGCCGTGGTACGACGACGTCGGCAAACTGGTCGGTGCCCGTGGCGCTTTCCAGGACGTCACCGAACGCACGGAACGCGAACGGGCTCTCCAGCGCACCAACGACCGACTCGAGGCCTTCACCGCCGTGGTGAGCCACGACCTTCGCAACCCGCTTACGGTCGCACAGGCTGCGCTCGAACTCGCTCGAGAGAGCCACTCTCCGGACGACTTCGATCGTCTCGAGGCGGCTCACGTCCGGATGAACGCCCTCATCACGGACCTGCTGACGCTCGCCCGAAATGGCCAGCAGATAGAACAGACCCGATCGATCGCACTCACTTCCCTGGTCGAATCGGTCCGTGAGACGATACCCGGTGACGACGCAACCATCGAGGTCGCCTTCGAAGACGATCGCCTCGAGGCCGACGAGTCGCGACTGCGACAGTTGTTCGAGAACCTCCTCTCGAACGCGCTGGTCCACGGTGGCGAGGACGTGACGATCCGGGTCGGTCCGCTCGCGAACCGGTCCGGATTTTACGTCGCGGACGACGGTCCGGGTATCCCTCCGGAGCGCCGCTCCGACGTGTTCGACCGGGGCGTCTCGACGACGGGCGACGGTACCGGGTTCGGTCTGGCGATCGTCAGGGAGATCGCCGGGGCCCACGGCTGGACCGTCGACGTCACAGAAAGCGCCGACGGTGGCGCGCGGTTCGAAGTGACCACCCGACCCGATCCCCGCGAGTCGATCGCCCACGAGTAG
- a CDS encoding response regulator: MNGDITDSDGRATLTNDELFSVFTHSSRRTVLFHLRQHQAATLEELVDVLAVTSVEEWDAEDRTRMRTELYHRHLPLLEERGLLTHDRAAEVVESADPPGEVGEWLDLAVRQQLRSERTHDPDDRSDGSDQLAVLLVDDEPGLPETIGGYIERENDDITVTIATSTLEAVSTLEEESFDCIVSDYQMPALSGLDFLKAVRERDSAVPFIVFTAKGSERVASEAIATGVTDYVKKAPDPDQFDVLVDRIRAATTRN, encoded by the coding sequence ATGAACGGCGATATTACCGACTCGGACGGCAGGGCGACGCTGACGAACGACGAACTCTTCTCCGTCTTTACCCACTCGAGTCGACGCACCGTTCTCTTTCACCTCCGCCAGCACCAGGCTGCGACGCTCGAGGAACTGGTCGACGTGCTCGCCGTGACCAGTGTGGAAGAGTGGGACGCCGAGGATCGAACGCGGATGCGCACGGAACTGTACCACCGTCATCTCCCATTACTCGAAGAGCGGGGACTCCTTACCCACGACCGAGCCGCGGAGGTCGTCGAATCGGCGGATCCCCCTGGTGAGGTCGGCGAGTGGCTCGACCTCGCCGTCCGCCAGCAGCTCCGCTCCGAGCGCACACACGACCCGGACGACCGATCCGACGGCAGTGACCAGCTCGCAGTGTTGCTCGTCGACGACGAGCCGGGGCTTCCCGAAACGATCGGCGGCTACATCGAACGAGAGAACGACGACATCACCGTCACGATCGCGACGAGCACGCTCGAGGCGGTGTCGACGCTCGAGGAGGAGTCGTTCGACTGCATCGTCAGCGATTATCAGATGCCGGCCTTGAGTGGCCTCGATTTTCTGAAAGCCGTCCGCGAGCGCGATTCCGCCGTCCCGTTTATCGTTTTTACCGCCAAGGGGAGCGAGCGAGTCGCAAGCGAGGCGATCGCAACCGGAGTCACCGACTACGTGAAGAAAGCGCCGGACCCGGACCAGTTCGACGTGCTCGTCGACCGAATTCGTGCGGCAACGACGCGAAACTGA